One Ascaphus truei isolate aAscTru1 chromosome 9, aAscTru1.hap1, whole genome shotgun sequence genomic region harbors:
- the LOC142503269 gene encoding olfactory receptor class A-like protein 1, whose product MEISLLFKALGFILLLVLGIPGNVFILLKFTYIKFIEKKIISANIILMILALANLLVVLSRIIPQTLDALGVENLLEDIECKLVLLTYRVSRAMSICLTTLLSCHQCMLIAPSTRYWIYFKTMVTQNVFLIVLLLLGMNMSVYTSSILFARKRTNSTTSPYTLHLVYCDVDFLTYVSYFIYGMASIIREVFVVGLMTLSSSYMVSVLHRHGKSMKGMRSSDRGQSKTVEYKAARAVILLVSLYVVLFGIDNSMWIYSLSPSYVSPIMNETRIFLAASFSALSPIVIIATNPKLHRWLNNQCKKLTELQKGDTQKRVIVNCVSQNLINNMSS is encoded by the coding sequence ATGGAGATCAGTCTTCTTTTCAAAGCCCTTGGCTTCATCCtcctgctagtgttaggaattcCTGGAAATGTCTTTATTCTACTGAAATTTACCTATATCAagtttatagaaaaaaaaataatttcagcCAACATCATCCTGATGATCCTAGCACTAGCAAATCTTCTTGTGGTTCTCTCCCGTATCATCCCCCAAACTCTAGATGCTTTAGGAGTGGAGAATTTACTGGAAGACATAGAGTGTAAACTTGTCCTTCTCACCTACAGAGTGAGTAGAGCCATGTCTATCTGTCTCACCACTTTGCTTAGCTGTCACCAATGCATGCTCATCGCTCCATCAACTAGATATTGGATTTACTTCAAGACAATGGTAACtcagaatgtatttttaattgttttattgctCTTGGGCATGAATATGTCTGTTTACACTTCCAGTATTTTGTTTGCACGGAAAAGAACAAATTCTACAAcctcaccatacacactacacttgGTGTACTGTGATGTTGACTTTTTGACCTATGTCTCTTACTTCATATATGGAATGGCATCCATAATACGAGAGGTCTTTGTTGTGGGGTTGATGACCCTATCCAGCAGCTACATGGTGTCTGTGTTGCACCGGCATGGGAAATCCATGAAAGGCATGCGCAGCTCCGACAGGGGTCAAAGTAAGACAGTTGAATACAAGGCCGCCAGAGCAGTCATCTTGCTGGTATCACTGTATGTAGTTTTGTTTGGCATAGATAACTCCATGTGGATCTATTCCTTGTCGCCGTCCTATGTGAGTCCTATAATGAATGAAACTCGGATATTTCTTGCTGCCTCTTTCTCTGCCCTGAGTCCTATTGTTATCATTGCCACAAACCCCAAACTACACCGGTGGTTGAATAATCAATGTAAGAAGCTGACAGAGTTGCAAAAAGGAGATACACAAAAGAGGGTTATTGTCAACTGTGTTAGTCAAAACCTGATAAATAACATGTCTTCATAG